The Streptomyces sp. NBC_01363 region GACGCCGATGACGAGCACGAGCGCGCCGAGCTGCTCAACCGGATGCTGGCGGCGGCCGCCGCCTACCCGCGGCTGACCGACCACGCCGGAGACGGCTGGCACCTGCACTACCGCGACGACCGGCAGCCGCTCGGCTCCCTGCTGTTCTCACTGATCTCCGTCGGCACCGCACTGCACCTGGCGGGACGGGGCATGCACCGGCTACGACGGTGTGCCGTGGCCGAGTGCTCCACGATCTTCGCCGACACCTCCCGCACCGGTCGGCAGCGCTACTGCTCCCAGCGGTGCGCCAACCGCGACGCGGTGCGCCGACATCGCGCGCGAACCGCACCGTGAGCGCATCGGGGCCGCGTGATGAGCCATCGCCCGATCCGGCCGCTCGCGCCCTCACCGCAGTGCGGGTGGGTTCGGCGGGCCACTGCGTGCAGCCGGCCCCGGGGTAGGGCCTGCCGCACCCCGTGCGCACCGGCCCGCCCCACCGCAAAGGCGGTGGTCAGCGCCATGGGAGGTGCACTCGCGCATCCATAGTCTCGTCGGCGTAGGGATCTCACCAAGAGGTCCGACGGACCAGGAGGACAACCGCCGATGACCACCTCACGACGTCACGCCAAGCTGGCCGTGATCGCCGGGGCCGCCGCCCTCGCGTTGATGACGACCGCCTGTGATGACGCCGCGAAGTCCGCCCCACCGACCGACGCCAAGAAGTCGGCGTCACCGACCGATGCCGCGAAGCCTGTCCCGTCCTCCGACGCCACGACGCAGCGGAGGATCGACGCCGTCACCGAGCAGGGCATCCCCGGTGTACAGGTGGTGATCTCCGAGCCCGGACGCGGTACGCGCACCCTGCGCGCGGGGACGGGCAACACCGACACCGGGAAGCCGTTCCCCGACGACGCGCGGGTCCGGATCGGCAGCAACACCAAGGCGTTCGTGGCGACCGTCGTCATGCAACTCGTCGACGAGGGGCGGGTCGACCTGAACAGGAGCGTCGAGCATTATCTGCCCGGACGCGTGCGGG contains the following coding sequences:
- a CDS encoding CGNR zinc finger domain-containing protein, whose product is MHLNPYGEDVVNLATDLANRRPATAEELADRCRAAGLVVDLPATSQDLDRTQEALDAWEKAVDADDEHERAELLNRMLAAAAAYPRLTDHAGDGWHLHYRDDRQPLGSLLFSLISVGTALHLAGRGMHRLRRCAVAECSTIFADTSRTGRQRYCSQRCANRDAVRRHRARTAP